The Streptomyces cynarae genome contains a region encoding:
- a CDS encoding cysteine hydrolase family protein: MTTLPDRPNTALLVIDVQKGVMAGTPRRDSVIANIGTLVDRAREEDVPVVWVQHSDDQLKRGSESWEYVPELVRLDDEPLVHKLYGDSFEDTELETVLAGRGVGRLVVTGAQTDQCIRSTLHGAFVRGYDVTLVGDAHTTEDLTQYGAPAPEQVIAHTNLYWNWHSAPGRRGGTVGTAEVTFAPADGG; the protein is encoded by the coding sequence ATGACCACCCTGCCCGACCGGCCGAACACCGCGCTGCTCGTCATCGACGTCCAGAAGGGGGTGATGGCGGGCACGCCCCGCCGCGACAGCGTGATCGCGAACATCGGCACGCTGGTCGACAGGGCGCGCGAGGAGGACGTGCCCGTGGTGTGGGTGCAGCACTCCGACGACCAGCTCAAGCGGGGCAGCGAGAGCTGGGAGTACGTGCCGGAGCTGGTGCGCCTCGATGACGAGCCCCTGGTCCACAAGCTCTACGGCGACTCGTTCGAGGACACCGAACTGGAGACGGTGCTCGCCGGGCGCGGAGTGGGCCGGCTCGTGGTCACCGGTGCCCAGACCGACCAATGCATCCGGTCCACCCTCCACGGCGCCTTCGTCCGCGGCTACGACGTGACGCTGGTCGGTGACGCGCATACGACGGAGGACCTGACTCAGTACGGCGCGCCGGCCCCGGAGCAGGTGATCGCGCACACCAACCTCTACTGGAACTGGCACAGCGCCCCCGGGCGCCGCGGCGGGACGGTCGGCACGGCGGAGGTGACGTTCGCACCGGCCGACGGGGGATGA
- a CDS encoding LLM class F420-dependent oxidoreductase, with the protein MGDVTSTDSVGSLKENVGRYGIWSAGLRAEDPARRGELADAAAELQELGFGAVWLGGSSAVRHAVPLIEATSRLVVATGIQSIWQYEAGDTAASVAELERTHPGRFLLGLGVSHAKLADQYRRPYSAMVGYLDELDAAGVPAGHRVLAALGPKMLELSRDRAAGSHPYLVTTDHTAEARAILGDGPLLAPETKVVLETDPDRARATARGGLAVYLGLPNYTKALARFGFTEDDFAGGGSDRLVDALFAWGDDDRIRERIEAHLAAGADHVALQVVDDQPRDSLPREAWRRLAALLS; encoded by the coding sequence ATGGGCGACGTCACCAGCACGGACAGCGTGGGCTCCCTGAAGGAGAACGTCGGGCGGTACGGCATCTGGAGTGCCGGACTGCGTGCGGAGGATCCCGCCAGGCGCGGCGAACTGGCCGACGCCGCCGCCGAACTGCAGGAACTCGGCTTCGGCGCGGTCTGGCTGGGCGGCAGCAGCGCGGTGCGCCACGCGGTGCCGCTGATCGAGGCGACCTCACGGCTCGTCGTGGCGACCGGCATCCAGAGCATCTGGCAGTACGAGGCCGGCGACACGGCGGCGAGCGTCGCGGAGCTGGAGCGGACTCATCCGGGGCGCTTCCTGCTCGGCCTCGGCGTGAGCCATGCGAAACTCGCGGACCAGTACCGCCGCCCGTACTCGGCCATGGTCGGCTATCTGGACGAGCTCGACGCCGCCGGCGTACCGGCGGGGCACCGTGTGCTGGCCGCGCTCGGGCCGAAGATGCTGGAGCTGTCCCGCGACCGCGCCGCGGGCTCGCACCCGTACCTGGTGACCACCGACCATACGGCCGAGGCCCGCGCGATCCTCGGTGACGGCCCACTGCTGGCTCCCGAGACGAAGGTGGTCCTGGAGACGGACCCGGACCGCGCCCGCGCGACGGCCCGCGGCGGCCTCGCCGTCTACCTCGGACTGCCCAACTACACCAAGGCGCTCGCCCGGTTCGGCTTCACCGAGGACGACTTCGCGGGCGGCGGCAGCGACCGGCTGGTCGACGCGCTGTTCGCCTGGGGCGACGACGACCGGATCCGGGAACGCATCGAGGCCCATCTGGCGGCGGGCGCGGACCATGTGGCCCTCCAGGTGGTCGACGACCAGCCCCGCGACTCGCTCCCCCGGGAAGCCTGGCGCCGCCTGGCCGCGCTGCTGAGCTGA
- a CDS encoding universal stress protein — MEPPLVVGVDGSDCSLVAVDWATDEAARHGLPLRLLYASEGERDEDDVPPDVVATATERARCRNPEVKVTADVLPEDPVDALLRAVHHASAVVTGSRGRGRLAGLLLGSVSLTVAGRARGPVIVVRGDRAGLEGTHERILLGAGEPGTSGAAVRFALREAEARHCVLDVVRVWHRPAHRPVDHPLLAGDPALCCEERAATLIDALLQDAVADHPDVRVHRSTVEGTARRVLLHRSAAADLVIIGVRRGHDRRALHLGRVAHTLLHHAECPVAVVPESL, encoded by the coding sequence ATGGAGCCGCCCCTGGTCGTGGGCGTCGACGGATCGGACTGCAGCCTCGTGGCGGTGGACTGGGCGACCGACGAGGCGGCCCGGCACGGGCTGCCCCTGCGGCTGCTGTACGCCTCCGAGGGTGAGCGTGACGAGGACGACGTCCCCCCGGACGTCGTCGCCACCGCCACGGAACGCGCCCGGTGCCGCAACCCGGAGGTGAAGGTCACCGCCGACGTCCTGCCCGAGGACCCGGTGGACGCGCTGCTGCGCGCGGTGCACCACGCCTCGGCCGTGGTGACCGGCAGCCGTGGCCGCGGCCGGCTGGCGGGTCTGCTCCTCGGCTCGGTCAGCCTCACCGTCGCGGGCCGTGCCCGTGGGCCGGTGATCGTGGTCCGCGGAGACCGGGCCGGGCTTGAGGGCACGCACGAGCGGATCCTGCTCGGCGCCGGCGAGCCCGGCACGAGCGGCGCCGCGGTGCGGTTCGCCCTCCGCGAGGCAGAGGCGCGGCACTGCGTCCTCGACGTCGTCCGTGTCTGGCACCGCCCCGCGCACCGGCCCGTCGACCACCCCCTGCTGGCCGGGGACCCGGCCCTGTGCTGCGAGGAGCGGGCGGCCACTCTGATCGACGCCCTGCTCCAGGACGCGGTGGCCGACCATCCGGACGTCCGGGTGCACCGGTCCACGGTCGAGGGAACCGCCCGCAGGGTTCTCCTGCACCGCTCGGCCGCCGCGGACCTCGTGATCATCGGCGTCCGGCGCGGCCACGACCGCCGGGCACTCCACCTGGGCCGGGTGGCCCACACGCTGCTGCACCACGCCGAGTGCCCGGTGGCCGTCGTACCGGAGTCGCTCTGA
- a CDS encoding OsmC family protein, which produces MNARQRLADGVRTRRGRTVTVSGFTPEGMPPNMARVVLGITCEPRDRGETLASLTPEEARRVAGLLLHQAASFAPRVPGPPGHADAVPIAADAYEVRLRGHILAVDQPVPDGGTDTAPTPVELLVASLTACVAHCAGRFLERHDLSREGLRIETEFRTASGRAPRVSSVRLRVRAPALPAGRRDALRAAVSRCTVRNTLAAPPEIVIALTDDGIRGPSPGSPADGRR; this is translated from the coding sequence GTGAACGCAAGGCAACGGCTCGCGGACGGCGTGCGCACCCGGCGCGGTCGTACGGTCACCGTCTCCGGGTTCACGCCCGAAGGTATGCCTCCGAACATGGCGCGCGTGGTCCTCGGCATCACCTGCGAACCCCGCGACCGGGGCGAGACCCTGGCCTCGCTGACGCCCGAGGAGGCCCGGCGTGTCGCCGGGCTGCTGCTCCACCAGGCCGCCTCGTTCGCCCCGCGGGTCCCGGGGCCGCCGGGCCACGCGGACGCCGTGCCGATCGCCGCGGACGCCTACGAAGTACGGCTGCGCGGTCACATACTGGCCGTGGACCAGCCGGTGCCGGACGGCGGTACCGACACGGCCCCCACTCCCGTGGAGCTCCTCGTGGCGTCGCTGACCGCGTGCGTCGCGCACTGCGCCGGCCGGTTCCTTGAGCGCCACGACCTCAGCCGCGAGGGGCTGCGGATCGAGACGGAATTCCGTACGGCGTCCGGCCGGGCGCCCCGCGTGAGCTCGGTCCGTCTGCGGGTGCGCGCGCCCGCGCTCCCCGCCGGACGGCGGGACGCCCTGCGGGCGGCGGTGTCCCGCTGCACGGTCAGGAACACCCTGGCCGCACCGCCGGAGATCGTCATCGCCCTGACCGACGACGGGATCAGAGGGCCTTCGCCGGGCAGTCCGGCAGACGGGCGCCGATGA
- a CDS encoding sugar phosphate isomerase/epimerase family protein, with protein MKIALDPYMFRALPMDDMVRTVAELGYEYLELSPREDFMPFFLHPRADDERVAQLKNSLRTHGVQLSSVLPLYKWSSPDEAERQAAVRYWKRMIEITADLGCPLMNSEFNGRPERAAESEAAFWRSMEELLPVFEREGIALNLEAHPDDFCEENTPAVDLVRAINKPWVNYLYCAPHTFHLSGTDPKADIAAMLRHAGDKLQHVHIADSFNHKGSSGLRYILNPPGTPARIHQHLDIGQGEVDWDAFFGALRELNFDGVATACVFAWEERARESSAFMLDRIRKELTV; from the coding sequence ATGAAAATCGCCCTCGACCCGTACATGTTCCGCGCCCTGCCGATGGACGACATGGTGCGCACGGTCGCCGAACTCGGCTACGAGTACCTCGAGTTGTCGCCGCGCGAGGACTTCATGCCGTTCTTCCTGCACCCGCGCGCGGACGACGAGCGTGTCGCACAGCTGAAGAACTCCCTGCGTACGCACGGCGTCCAGCTGTCCTCCGTGCTGCCGCTGTACAAGTGGTCCTCCCCCGACGAGGCCGAGCGGCAGGCCGCCGTCCGCTACTGGAAGCGGATGATCGAGATCACCGCGGACCTCGGATGTCCGCTGATGAACTCGGAGTTCAACGGCCGCCCGGAGCGCGCCGCCGAGAGCGAGGCGGCGTTCTGGCGCTCGATGGAGGAACTCCTCCCGGTCTTCGAACGCGAGGGTATCGCCCTCAACCTGGAGGCTCATCCGGACGACTTCTGCGAGGAGAACACCCCTGCGGTCGACCTCGTCCGCGCGATCAACAAGCCCTGGGTGAACTACCTGTACTGCGCCCCGCACACCTTCCACCTCTCGGGGACCGACCCGAAGGCGGACATCGCGGCGATGCTGCGCCACGCCGGCGACAAGCTCCAGCACGTGCACATCGCCGACTCCTTCAACCACAAGGGGTCGTCGGGCCTGCGCTACATCCTCAACCCGCCCGGCACTCCGGCCCGCATCCACCAGCACCTCGACATCGGTCAGGGCGAGGTGGACTGGGACGCCTTCTTCGGCGCCCTGCGCGAGCTGAACTTCGACGGCGTCGCCACGGCCTGCGTCTTCGCCTGGGAGGAACGCGCCCGCGAGTCCTCCGCCTTCATGCTGGACCGCATCCGCAAGGAACTCACCGTGTGA
- a CDS encoding Gfo/Idh/MocA family protein: MTVRVGVIGAGMIGQDHIRRLTEVVTGAAVTAVTDIDAARAAEVAARVGATALPTGTELIDSPDVDAVLVTSWGPTHAEHVLDAIAAGKPVFCEKPLATTAEDCLRIVDAERAHGRRLVQVGFMRRFDAGYRQMKEVIASGSLGAPLIVHCAHRNPAVPDSYTSAMAAQDTAVHEIDVLRWLLDDEIVSAQVITPRATSKRFDHLKDPQIMYFETANGVRIDLEVFVNCQYGYDIQCETVGEEGLVRLPDPAAVGVRTAGRHGTAVLQDWKGRFAEAFDTEFREWVGAVAAGTEPTGPSAWDGYAATVITDAAVRSLEAGGQVVTVDMKPRPAFYGGTA; encoded by the coding sequence ATGACCGTACGTGTAGGCGTCATCGGCGCCGGAATGATCGGCCAGGACCACATACGGCGCCTGACCGAGGTCGTCACCGGGGCCGCCGTGACGGCCGTGACCGACATCGACGCCGCCCGTGCGGCGGAGGTCGCCGCCCGCGTCGGCGCGACCGCCCTGCCCACCGGCACCGAGCTGATCGACTCCCCCGACGTGGACGCCGTCCTCGTCACCTCCTGGGGCCCCACCCACGCCGAGCACGTCCTGGACGCGATCGCGGCCGGAAAGCCGGTGTTCTGCGAGAAGCCGCTCGCCACCACCGCCGAGGACTGCCTGCGCATCGTCGACGCCGAACGCGCCCACGGCCGCCGTCTCGTCCAGGTCGGATTCATGCGCCGCTTCGACGCCGGCTACCGCCAGATGAAGGAGGTCATCGCCTCCGGCTCCCTCGGCGCCCCGCTGATCGTGCACTGCGCCCACCGCAACCCGGCCGTGCCGGACTCCTACACCTCGGCCATGGCCGCGCAGGACACGGCCGTGCACGAGATCGACGTGCTGCGCTGGCTGCTGGACGACGAGATCGTCTCCGCCCAGGTGATCACCCCGCGCGCCACGAGCAAGCGGTTCGACCACCTCAAGGACCCGCAGATCATGTACTTCGAGACGGCGAACGGGGTCCGCATCGACCTGGAGGTCTTCGTCAACTGCCAGTACGGCTACGACATCCAGTGCGAGACCGTCGGCGAGGAAGGCCTTGTCCGGCTGCCCGACCCCGCCGCCGTCGGCGTCCGCACCGCCGGACGGCACGGCACGGCCGTCCTGCAGGACTGGAAGGGCCGCTTCGCCGAGGCCTTCGACACCGAGTTCCGCGAGTGGGTCGGCGCCGTCGCGGCCGGCACCGAGCCCACCGGCCCGTCCGCCTGGGACGGCTACGCCGCCACCGTCATCACCGACGCCGCCGTCCGGTCCCTGGAGGCGGGCGGCCAGGTCGTCACCGTCGACATGAAGCCCCGCCCGGCCTTCTACGGAGGCACCGCATGA
- a CDS encoding sugar porter family MFS transporter, whose product MDVRDDATQAPAVTADAPPAVSRRLRLITVIATFGGLLFGYDTGVINGALPYMSKDLGLTPFTEGMVTSSLLLGAALGAVAGGRLSDARGRRRTILTLAVLFFVGALGATLAPTTAVMVVARFVLGLAVGGASVTVPVYLAEISPAERRGALVTRNELMIVSGQLLAFTSNAIIANVGSESGGIWRWMLVIATIPAVVLWFGMLVMPESPRWLASRTRFNDALEVLKQVRSRQRAEAELAEVSALAVKEEQEKLGGWQDMRSTPWVRKLMFVGFGIAIVQQITGVNTIMYYGTQILTDAGFAADSALTANIANGVISVLATFVGIWLLGRVNRRPMLMTGQIGTTAALLLIGVFSLVLPSGDDRAYAVLAMTVTFLAFQQGAISPVTWLMLSEIFPMRMRGFGMGVAAVVLWLTNFVIGLVFPSLVSGIGISNTFFLFVVAGVFSLTFVKLYVPETKGRTLETLEAELRTRFS is encoded by the coding sequence ATGGACGTCAGGGACGACGCGACTCAGGCCCCCGCAGTCACGGCCGACGCCCCGCCCGCCGTCTCCCGGCGGCTGCGGCTCATCACCGTCATCGCCACCTTCGGCGGCCTGCTCTTCGGTTACGACACCGGTGTCATCAACGGCGCCCTGCCCTACATGAGCAAGGACCTCGGTCTGACCCCGTTCACCGAGGGCATGGTCACCAGCTCGCTCCTGCTCGGTGCCGCACTCGGTGCGGTCGCCGGCGGCCGCCTGTCGGACGCCCGCGGCAGGCGCCGTACGATCCTCACCCTCGCGGTGCTGTTCTTCGTCGGTGCGCTCGGCGCCACCCTCGCCCCGACCACAGCGGTCATGGTCGTGGCCCGCTTCGTGCTCGGCCTGGCGGTCGGCGGCGCTTCGGTGACCGTGCCGGTCTACCTGGCGGAGATCTCCCCCGCCGAGCGGCGCGGCGCACTGGTCACCCGCAACGAACTGATGATCGTCAGTGGGCAGTTGCTGGCCTTCACCTCCAACGCGATCATCGCGAACGTCGGGAGCGAGTCCGGCGGCATCTGGCGCTGGATGCTGGTCATCGCCACGATCCCGGCCGTCGTGCTCTGGTTCGGCATGCTGGTCATGCCGGAGAGCCCCCGCTGGCTGGCCTCCAGGACCCGCTTCAACGATGCCCTGGAAGTCCTCAAGCAGGTGCGCTCCCGGCAGCGGGCCGAGGCCGAACTCGCCGAGGTCTCCGCGCTCGCCGTGAAGGAGGAGCAGGAGAAGCTCGGCGGCTGGCAGGACATGAGGTCCACCCCGTGGGTGCGCAAGCTGATGTTCGTCGGCTTCGGCATCGCGATCGTGCAGCAGATCACCGGCGTCAACACGATCATGTACTACGGCACCCAGATCCTCACCGACGCGGGCTTCGCCGCCGACAGCGCCCTGACGGCGAACATCGCCAACGGCGTGATCTCGGTCCTCGCCACCTTCGTCGGCATCTGGCTGCTCGGCCGCGTCAACCGCCGTCCGATGCTGATGACAGGTCAGATCGGCACGACCGCCGCACTGTTGCTGATCGGCGTCTTCTCCCTGGTGCTGCCCTCCGGTGACGACCGCGCCTACGCCGTCCTCGCCATGACCGTCACGTTCCTCGCCTTCCAGCAGGGCGCCATCTCGCCGGTGACCTGGCTGATGCTGTCGGAGATCTTCCCGATGCGGATGCGCGGGTTCGGCATGGGCGTGGCAGCGGTGGTGCTGTGGCTGACCAACTTCGTGATCGGTCTGGTCTTCCCGTCCCTGGTCTCCGGGATCGGGATCTCCAACACGTTCTTCCTGTTCGTCGTGGCGGGCGTCTTCTCCCTCACCTTCGTCAAGCTCTACGTCCCCGAGACCAAGGGTCGCACCCTCGAGACGCTCGAGGCCGAACTGCGCACGCGCTTCTCCTGA
- a CDS encoding sugar phosphate isomerase/epimerase — protein MATAPTPLRTIAGNLCLGSAPDSWGIWFPEDEHQVPHTRFLDELVEAGYEWLELGPYGYLPTEPQRLKEELDARGLKVSGGTAFGALHRPEAWADMLAHVRQVAGLTAAAGAHHLVLIPPMYRDEKTGAFTESRVLTAEQWAGFGRAADRLGKLLLDDYDVRLVIHPHADSHIQTQPEIERLLNESDSRYTNLCLDTGHVAYGGGDNLDLIRRFGERVGYVHIKQMDPGILAQVAAENLSFGEAVKRGVCVSPPAGVPDPADVVAELARLDAELFVIVEQDLYPCAPEVPLPIAVRTREHLAGCGLSGTRRPNINR, from the coding sequence ATGGCAACGGCGCCAACCCCACTCCGCACCATCGCGGGAAACCTGTGCCTCGGCTCCGCCCCGGACTCCTGGGGCATCTGGTTCCCCGAGGACGAGCACCAGGTCCCCCACACCCGCTTCCTCGACGAGCTGGTCGAGGCCGGCTACGAGTGGCTGGAGCTCGGACCGTACGGCTACCTGCCCACCGAGCCGCAGCGCCTGAAGGAGGAACTGGACGCCCGCGGCCTGAAGGTCTCCGGCGGCACCGCCTTCGGCGCCCTGCACCGGCCGGAGGCCTGGGCCGACATGCTCGCCCACGTCCGCCAGGTGGCCGGACTGACCGCCGCCGCCGGCGCCCACCACCTCGTCCTCATCCCGCCCATGTACCGGGACGAGAAGACCGGCGCGTTCACCGAGTCCCGCGTGCTGACCGCCGAGCAGTGGGCGGGCTTCGGGCGGGCCGCCGACCGGCTGGGCAAGCTCCTGCTGGACGACTACGACGTCCGGCTGGTCATCCATCCGCACGCCGACAGCCACATCCAGACGCAGCCCGAGATCGAACGGCTGCTCAACGAGTCCGACAGCCGCTACACCAACCTGTGCCTGGACACCGGCCACGTGGCCTACGGCGGCGGCGACAACCTGGACCTGATCCGCCGCTTCGGCGAGCGCGTCGGCTACGTCCACATCAAGCAGATGGACCCCGGGATCCTCGCTCAGGTCGCCGCCGAGAACCTGTCCTTCGGCGAGGCCGTCAAGCGCGGCGTGTGCGTGTCCCCGCCCGCCGGTGTGCCGGACCCGGCCGACGTGGTGGCCGAACTCGCCAGGCTCGATGCCGAGTTGTTCGTGATCGTCGAGCAGGACCTGTACCCGTGCGCTCCGGAGGTGCCGCTGCCGATCGCGGTGCGCACCCGCGAGCACCTGGCCGGCTGCGGCCTTTCCGGAACCCGACGCCCGAACATCAACCGGTAG
- a CDS encoding LacI family DNA-binding transcriptional regulator, whose product MADVAEKAGVSRALVSIVFRNQPGASEETRQRVLRVADEIGYRPDSAARLLARGRSRTLGVMFTVHQTFHADLVEGIYPEAERLGYEVLLSATAEGRGEAKAVEALLGHRCEAVILLGPDADPADLDALGQRTVTVSVGRRVPHVRVDSVHTAEGKGIRQAMDHLVELGHRRIVHIDGGRGPGSAERRRAYRAAMRRHGLEPELRVIPGDHTERSGIEAGRLLLEEQASGRPLPTAVLAGNDRCAMGLLMSLVRAGVEVPQDLSVVGYDDSHLSHLMPIGLTTVRQDAVLMAEHAVRFAVERLETPEREPREAVLDPKLVVRGTSGPPPEAPV is encoded by the coding sequence ATGGCGGACGTCGCCGAGAAGGCGGGCGTCTCCCGGGCGCTCGTCTCCATCGTGTTCCGCAACCAGCCGGGGGCGAGCGAGGAGACCCGGCAGCGCGTGCTCCGCGTCGCCGACGAGATCGGCTACCGCCCCGACAGTGCGGCCCGTCTGCTGGCCCGCGGGCGCAGCCGCACGCTCGGCGTGATGTTCACCGTCCACCAGACCTTCCACGCCGACCTCGTCGAGGGCATCTACCCCGAGGCCGAGCGACTCGGCTACGAGGTCCTGCTGTCCGCCACCGCCGAGGGCCGCGGCGAGGCGAAGGCGGTCGAGGCGCTGCTCGGCCACCGCTGCGAGGCGGTGATCCTGCTCGGCCCCGACGCCGATCCCGCCGACCTCGACGCGCTCGGGCAGCGCACGGTCACCGTCTCGGTCGGCCGGCGCGTGCCCCACGTGCGCGTGGACAGCGTGCACACCGCCGAGGGCAAGGGCATACGGCAGGCGATGGACCACCTCGTCGAGCTCGGGCACCGCCGGATCGTGCACATCGACGGCGGCCGGGGCCCCGGCTCCGCGGAGCGACGGCGCGCCTACCGGGCCGCGATGCGCCGCCACGGGCTCGAGCCGGAGCTGCGGGTCATCCCCGGCGACCACACCGAGCGGTCCGGCATCGAGGCCGGCCGCCTGCTGCTGGAGGAGCAGGCGAGCGGCCGGCCCCTGCCGACGGCGGTCCTCGCGGGCAACGACCGGTGCGCGATGGGCCTGCTGATGTCGCTGGTGCGGGCCGGTGTCGAGGTGCCTCAGGACCTGTCCGTCGTCGGGTACGACGACAGCCACCTCTCCCACCTGATGCCCATCGGCCTCACGACGGTCCGTCAGGACGCGGTGCTCATGGCGGAGCACGCGGTGCGCTTCGCCGTGGAACGGCTGGAGACCCCGGAGCGTGAGCCGCGTGAGGCGGTGCTCGACCCGAAGCTGGTGGTGAGGGGGACCAGCGGGCCGCCGCCCGAGGCGCCGGTCTGA
- a CDS encoding substrate-binding domain-containing protein, which produces MHRHKRTAALTATVLVGALFAAGCSSSSGGKKADQAGTNISAGKATTPRMTVAMVTHAAPGDTFWDLIRKGAQAAAAKDNIKLVYSSDPNAGNQANLVQNAIDQKVDGIALTAAKPDAMKAVVAKAKAAGIPVVGFNSGLDDWKSLGMLEYFGQDENIAGQAFGRRLNQMGAKHAVCVIQEQGQVALESRCAGLKKGFEGKTDTIYVNGTDMPSVKSTLTAKLQQDSSIDQVVTLGAPFALTAVQSVKDAGSKAGVATFDLNKDLVKAVQDGQVEFAVDQQPYLQGYLAVDALWLYKTNGNFSGGGTAPVLTGPAFVTKDNVDAVAEFADNGTR; this is translated from the coding sequence ATGCACAGACACAAGCGAACCGCCGCCCTGACCGCCACCGTTCTCGTCGGCGCCCTGTTCGCCGCCGGGTGCTCCAGCAGTTCCGGCGGCAAGAAGGCCGATCAGGCGGGCACGAACATATCGGCCGGCAAGGCCACCACGCCGCGCATGACCGTCGCCATGGTGACCCACGCCGCCCCCGGCGACACCTTCTGGGACCTGATCCGCAAGGGCGCCCAGGCCGCGGCCGCCAAGGACAACATCAAGCTCGTCTACTCCAGCGACCCCAACGCGGGCAACCAGGCCAACCTGGTGCAGAACGCCATCGACCAGAAGGTCGACGGCATCGCGCTCACCGCGGCCAAGCCCGACGCCATGAAGGCGGTGGTGGCCAAGGCCAAGGCCGCCGGCATCCCGGTCGTCGGCTTCAACTCCGGTCTGGACGACTGGAAGAGCCTCGGCATGCTCGAGTACTTCGGGCAGGACGAGAACATCGCCGGCCAGGCCTTCGGCCGACGGCTCAACCAGATGGGCGCCAAGCACGCCGTGTGCGTGATCCAGGAGCAGGGGCAGGTCGCCCTCGAGTCCCGGTGCGCGGGTCTGAAGAAGGGGTTCGAGGGGAAGACGGACACGATCTACGTCAACGGCACCGACATGCCGTCGGTGAAGTCCACGCTCACCGCCAAGCTCCAGCAGGACTCCTCCATCGACCAGGTCGTCACCCTCGGGGCCCCGTTCGCCCTCACGGCCGTGCAGTCCGTGAAGGACGCCGGCAGCAAGGCCGGGGTCGCGACCTTCGACCTCAACAAGGACCTGGTCAAGGCGGTTCAGGACGGGCAGGTCGAGTTCGCGGTCGACCAGCAGCCGTATCTGCAGGGCTACCTCGCTGTGGACGCACTGTGGCTCTACAAGACCAATGGCAACTTCAGCGGCGGCGGCACCGCCCCGGTGCTGACCGGTCCGGCCTTCGTGACCAAGGACAACGTCGACGCGGTCGCCGAGTTCGCCGACAACGGGACACGCTGA
- a CDS encoding Gfo/Idh/MocA family protein: MVGEPVRWGILATGGIAAAFTADLMDLPDAEVVAVASRSRESAENFAGRFGIPRAYGDWGALAADDDIDVVYVATPHSAHRAAAGLCLEAGRSVLCEKPFTLNVCEAEELVALARQRGVFLMEAMWMYCNPLIRRVADLVREGAIGEVRSVQADFGIAGDFPPSHRLRDPAQGGGALLDLGVYPVSFAQLLLGEPSDVAARAVLSQEGVDLQTGALLSWESGAQALVHCSIIGESPRIATVTGSRGRIDIPYTFFHPDRFVLHRDGREAEEFPADPANGPVNSLHHEAVEVMRALRAGDTESPLVPLDGTLAVMRTLDAIRDHIGVRYPGEAREAVAAQV, translated from the coding sequence ATGGTCGGCGAACCCGTGCGGTGGGGAATTCTCGCGACCGGAGGGATCGCGGCCGCGTTCACGGCGGACCTGATGGACCTGCCGGACGCGGAAGTGGTGGCGGTGGCGTCGCGGAGCAGGGAGTCGGCCGAGAACTTCGCGGGACGGTTCGGGATACCGCGGGCCTACGGCGACTGGGGCGCCCTTGCTGCGGACGACGACATCGATGTCGTGTACGTCGCCACTCCGCACTCGGCGCACCGGGCCGCTGCGGGGCTGTGCCTGGAGGCGGGTCGGAGCGTGCTCTGCGAGAAGCCGTTCACGCTGAACGTGTGCGAGGCCGAGGAACTGGTGGCGTTGGCGAGGCAGCGTGGGGTCTTCCTCATGGAGGCCATGTGGATGTACTGCAACCCGCTGATCCGGCGCGTGGCCGACCTGGTGCGTGAGGGCGCGATCGGTGAAGTGCGTTCGGTGCAGGCCGACTTCGGCATCGCTGGGGACTTCCCGCCCTCTCATCGGCTACGGGACCCGGCGCAGGGTGGGGGCGCGCTGCTCGACCTGGGCGTCTACCCGGTTTCGTTCGCGCAGTTGCTGCTCGGTGAGCCCTCGGACGTGGCGGCGCGAGCGGTGCTCTCGCAGGAGGGCGTCGATCTGCAGACGGGAGCGCTGCTCTCCTGGGAGAGCGGTGCTCAGGCTCTGGTGCACTGCTCCATCATCGGCGAGTCTCCCAGAATCGCCACGGTCACCGGTTCGCGCGGCCGCATCGACATTCCGTATACCTTCTTCCATCCCGACCGCTTTGTCCTGCATCGCGACGGCCGCGAGGCCGAGGAGTTCCCGGCCGACCCGGCGAACGGCCCCGTCAACAGCCTCCACCACGAGGCCGTCGAGGTCATGCGCGCCCTCCGCGCCGGTGACACCGAGTCTCCACTCGTCCCCCTCGACGGCACGCTCGCCGTGATGCGGACGCTCGACGCGATACGGGACCACATCGGCGTCCGCTACCCCGGCGAGGCGCGCGAGGCCGTAGCCGCGCAGGTTTGA